A section of the Meles meles chromosome 8, mMelMel3.1 paternal haplotype, whole genome shotgun sequence genome encodes:
- the PIDD1 gene encoding p53-induced death domain-containing protein 1 isoform X1 yields MCGEAHCGGTWAKVILRKAGSQELGPGLPTRPRKASWRRMPLRPAGERHTPGHSAPKADLRPEVAPAPFKVGPERSAPEEGGPEGRESERAGFAARDAGLPGGRGRPDPDRPTGSGARLGWRVAVGVRGRVSRPAGRRRAGGRGGTEPFRLRNKGRPDRAGPRVPVLSGTRRRKPGAQRRAQAGTCLAPEDSLWAMAAEAERLEPEAAAPEGAAVEVADAVDREPGDPHLVLGNRLNLHLYPRGCHRLLHLCAQRAPQLLEVEFLQLSGHEDSRLLEATLAQVPANLQHLRSLVLRGGQQQDVLGACSRGFLTTLPAGLSGLACLAHLDLSFNSLETLPACVPRMRGLSTLLLSYNCLSELPDSLGALPSLSFLSVSHNCLQTLPPALGSLSALQRLDLSENLLDTLPPEIGDLSSLTELNLASNRLQGLPISLVGLRSLRFLILHSNLLTLVPSGLAHLPLLARLDLRDNQLRDVPPELLDAPFVRLQGNPLGKALPAPHSAPAFLSCPESPMTREMPRLFLNSDLDRCVRGGGGGRRRTSLPCCPGFLVTPQGCLVTLACGVRLRFPAGATADPVNIHYRLRLPEPRLVPLGPHDALLSAVLELRPHGVAFQQEVGLWLLFVPPRARRCREVVVRTLSDDSWSDLETHLEEEAPKRLWAHCQVLHFSWFLVVSRPVSNTCLVPPEGTLLCSSGHPGVKVTFPPGATDEPRHVRMQVVHVASRELRALLEEPGAAASPLLCLSQRGASSFLQPVTVQLPLPPGVTGLSLDRACLHLLYWAPPEAAWDDITAQVALEITHLYARFRVTHFSWYWLWHATKSCARGLARKAWERLRLHQVNLIALQRRRDPEQVLLQCVPRRRVDATLQRLLDRYRGPEPSDTVEMFEGERFFAAFEKGIDVDADRPDCVEGRICFVFYSHLKNSKEVYVTTALDRQAQAVRGQVSFYRGAVPEEVPEEAAAARQRKGADPLWMATLPIKLPVWPGVGGRPARRLRGSQRSEQGLGASLSLAPLNLGDAETGFLTQSNLLNVAGRLGTDWPAVALHLGMPYRELQRIRHEFRDDLDGQIRHMLFSWAERQAGQPGAVGLLVRALEQSDRLDIAEEVRAILELGRQKYKDSIQRASLAPRDLAPPEPSASPSPESARA; encoded by the exons ATGTGTGGGGAAGCCCACTGCGGGGGCACTTGGGCCAAAGTGATTCTCAGGAAAGCAGGATCGCAGGAGCTGGGACCAGGTCTCCCGACAAGgcccaggaaggcttcctggagaagaaTGCCCTTGAGGCCCGCTGGGGAAAGGCACACTCCGGGCCATTCAGCCCCTAAAGCCGACCTCCGTCCGGAGGTTGCACCAGCTCCCTTCAAAGTGGGGCCGGAACGCTCGGCTCCGGAGGAGGGCGGGCCCGAGGGCCGGGAATCTGAAAGGGCGGGTTTCGCAGCGCGCGACGCGGGCCTTCCCGGCGGGAGAGGGAGGCCGGACCCAGACAGACCAACAGGAAGCGGAGCGCGGCTGGGCTGGCGGGTGGCGGTTGGGGTCCGCGGCCGCGTCTCCAGGCCTGCGGGCAGGCGGAGGGCAGGCGGGCGAGGAGGGACTGAGCCCTTTCGCCTGCGGAACAAGGGGCGTCCTGACCGGGCCGGACCCCGAGTCCCGGTCCTCTCGGGAACGCGCCGACGGAAACCCGGCGCCCAGCGTCGAGCGCAG GCTGGGACATGTCTGGCCCCCGAGGACAGCCTGTGGGCTATGGCTGCAGAGGCGGAGCGGCTGGAGCCCGAGGCAGCTGCTCCGGAAGGTGCTGCGGTAGAGGTTGCGGATGCTGTGGACCGCGAGCCTGGGGACCCCCATCTCGTGCTTGGGAACCGGTTGAACCTGcacctgtacccccggggctgCCACCGTCTGTTACATCTGTGTGCCCAGCGGGCCCCGCAGCTGCTGGAAGTGGAGTTCTTGCAACTGAGCGGCCACGAGGACTCTCGGCTGCTGGAGGCCACCCTGGCCCAGGTGCCAGCCAACCTGCAGCACCTTCGATCCCTGGTCCTCAGAG GTGGACAACAGCAGGATGTGCTGGGGGCCTGCTCTCGGGGCTTCCTCACCACACTGCCCGCTGGCCTGAGTGGCTTGGCCTGCTTGGCCCACCTGGATCTGAGCTTCAACAGCCTGGAGACGCTGCCGGCCTGTGTCCCGCGGATGCGTGGCCTGAGCACCCTCCTGCTGTCTTACAATTGCCTCTCAGAGCTCCCGGATTCCCTTGgagcccttccctccctctcctttctctctgtgagCCACAACTGCCTGCAAACGCTGCCCCCAGCACTGGGATCCCTGTCTGCCCTGCAGCGCCTTGATCTCTCAGAGAACCTTCTAGACACCCTGCCCCCAGAGATTGGAGACCTGAGCAGCCTCACCGAGCTCAACCTGGCTTCCAACCGGCTGCAGGGCCTGCCGATCTCCCTTG TGGGGCTGCGGTCCTTGCGGTTCCTTATTTTGCACAGCAATCTCCTGACCTTGGTGCCCTCCGGCCTGGCCCACCTCCCGCTGCTTGCCCGACTGGATCTGAGGGACAACCAGCTTCGGGACGTGCCCCCCGAGCTACTGGACGCCCCCTTTGTGCGCCTTCAGGGGAACCCCCTGGGCAAGGCTCTACCTGCCCCCCACAGTGCCCCAG CTTTCCTGTCCTGCCCAGAGTCGCCTATGACCCGTGAAATGCCCAGACTGTTCCTGAACTCAGACTTGGACAGGTGTgtgcggggaggaggagggggcaggagacGCACGTCTCTGCCTTGTTGCCCTGG CTTCCTGGTGACTCCCCAAGGCTGCTTGGTGACCCTGGCCTGTGGGGTCCGCCTGCGGTTTCCTGCTGGGGCCACCGCTGACCCTGTCAACATCCACTATCGACTCCGGCTGCCGGAGCCACGCCTTGTCCCCTTGGGTCCCCATGACGCCCTGCTCAGTGCTGTCCTGGAGCTGCGGCCCCACGGGGTGGCCTTCCAGCAG GAGGTGGGCCTGTGGCTACTCTTCGTGCCCCCCCGGGCCCGGCGCTGCCGGGAGGTGGTGGTCAGGACCCTGAGTGATGACAGCTGGAGCGACCTGGAGACCCACCTGGAGGAAGAGGCACCCAAG CGGCTCTGGGCTCACTGCCAGGTGCTCCACTTCTCGTGGTTCCTCGTGGTTTCACGTCCCGTATCCAACACCTGCCTCGTGCCACCGGAGGGGACATTGCTGTGCTCCTCTGGACATCCTGGGGTCAAAGTCACATTCCCCCCTGGTGCCACCGATGAGCCTCGTCACGTCCGCATGCAG GTGGTGCATGTGGCCAGCAGAGAGCTTCGAGCCCTCCTCGAGGAGCCCGGGGCGgcggccagccccctcctctgcctctcccagcgCGGCGCTTCCAGCTTCCTCCAGCCTGTCACCGTGCAGCTGCCTCTGCCCCCCGGTGTCACAG GCCTGAGTCTGGATCGTGCTTGTCTTCACCTGCTGTACTGGGCGCCTCCTGAAGCCGCCTGGGATGACATCACGGCCCAAGTGGCGCTGGAGATCACCCACCTGTACGCTCGCTTCCGGGTCACACACTTCTCGTG GTACTGGCTCTGGCACGCCACCAAGAGCTGCGCGCGGGGCCTGGCTCGGAAGGCCTGGGAGCGCCTGCGGCTGCACCAGGTCAACCTCATCGCGCTGCAGCGGCGCCGCGACCCCGAGCAGGTCCTCCTCCAGTGTGTGCCCCGCCGCAGG gtgGACGCCACCCTGCAGCGGCTGCTGGACCGGTACCGAGGCCCCGAGCCCTCTGACACAGTGGAGATGTTCGAAGGCGAAAGATTCTTTGCTGCCTTCGAGAAGGGTATCGACGTGGATGCTG atCGCCCGGACTGTGTGGAGGGCAGGATCTGCTTCGTGTTTTACTCACACCTGAAGAACTCGAAGGAGGTGTATGTGACCACCGCCCTGGATCGGCAGGCCCAGGCTGTGAGGGGCCAG GTGTCCTTCTACCGGGGAGCAGTGCCCGAGGAGGTGCCCGAGGAGGCAGCGGCTGCCCGGCAGAGGAAGGGCGCAGACCCCCTGTGGATGGCCACTCTGCCCATCAAGCTGCCGgtgtggcctggggtggggggcagaccaGCACGG AGACTGCGGGGGTCCCAGAGGTCAGAGCAGGGCCTGGGGGCGAGCCTCTCCCTGGCTCCTCTGAACCTGGGTGATGCTGAGACTGGCTTCCTGACCCAGAGCAACCTGCTGAACGTGGCTGGGCGCCTGGGCACTGACTGGCCGGCTGTGGCCCTGCACCTGGGCATGCCCTACCGCGAGCTGCAGCGCATCCGACACGAGTTCCG
- the PIDD1 gene encoding p53-induced death domain-containing protein 1 isoform X3: protein MCGEAHCGGTWAKVILRKAGSQELGPGLPTRPRKASWRRMPLRPAGERHTPGHSAPKADLRPEVAPAPFKVGPERSAPEEGGPEGRESERAGFAARDAGLPGGRGRPDPDRPTGSGARLGWRVAVGVRGRVSRPAGRRRAGGRGGTEPFRLRNKGRPDRAGPRVPVLSGTRRRKPGAQRRAQAGTCLAPEDSLWAMAAEAERLEPEAAAPEGAAVEVADAVDREPGDPHLVLGNRLNLHLYPRGCHRLLHLCAQRAPQLLEVEFLQLSGHEDSRLLEATLAQVPANLQHLRSLVLRGGQQQDVLGACSRGFLTTLPAGLSGLACLAHLDLSFNSLETLPACVPRMRGLSTLLLSYNCLSELPDSLGALPSLSFLSVSHNCLQTLPPALGSLSALQRLDLSENLLDTLPPEIGDLSSLTELNLASNRLQGLPISLVGLRSLRFLILHSNLLTLVPSGLAHLPLLARLDLRDNQLRDVPPELLDAPFVRLQGNPLGKALPAPHSAPAFLSCPESPMTREMPRLFLNSDLDSFLVTPQGCLVTLACGVRLRFPAGATADPVNIHYRLRLPEPRLVPLGPHDALLSAVLELRPHGVAFQQEVGLWLLFVPPRARRCREVVVRTLSDDSWSDLETHLEEEAPKRLWAHCQVLHFSWFLVVSRPVSNTCLVPPEGTLLCSSGHPGVKVTFPPGATDEPRHVRMQVVHVASRELRALLEEPGAAASPLLCLSQRGASSFLQPVTVQLPLPPGVTGLSLDRACLHLLYWAPPEAAWDDITAQVALEITHLYARFRVTHFSWYWLWHATKSCARGLARKAWERLRLHQVNLIALQRRRDPEQVLLQCVPRRRVDATLQRLLDRYRGPEPSDTVEMFEGERFFAAFEKGIDVDADRPDCVEGRICFVFYSHLKNSKEVYVTTALDRQAQAVRGQVSFYRGAVPEEVPEEAAAARQRKGADPLWMATLPIKLPVWPGVGGRPARRLRGSQRSEQGLGASLSLAPLNLGDAETGFLTQSNLLNVAGRLGTDWPAVALHLGMPYRELQRIRHEFRDDLDGQIRHMLFSWAERQAGQPGAVGLLVRALEQSDRLDIAEEVRAILELGRQKYKDSIQRASLAPRDLAPPEPSASPSPESARA, encoded by the exons ATGTGTGGGGAAGCCCACTGCGGGGGCACTTGGGCCAAAGTGATTCTCAGGAAAGCAGGATCGCAGGAGCTGGGACCAGGTCTCCCGACAAGgcccaggaaggcttcctggagaagaaTGCCCTTGAGGCCCGCTGGGGAAAGGCACACTCCGGGCCATTCAGCCCCTAAAGCCGACCTCCGTCCGGAGGTTGCACCAGCTCCCTTCAAAGTGGGGCCGGAACGCTCGGCTCCGGAGGAGGGCGGGCCCGAGGGCCGGGAATCTGAAAGGGCGGGTTTCGCAGCGCGCGACGCGGGCCTTCCCGGCGGGAGAGGGAGGCCGGACCCAGACAGACCAACAGGAAGCGGAGCGCGGCTGGGCTGGCGGGTGGCGGTTGGGGTCCGCGGCCGCGTCTCCAGGCCTGCGGGCAGGCGGAGGGCAGGCGGGCGAGGAGGGACTGAGCCCTTTCGCCTGCGGAACAAGGGGCGTCCTGACCGGGCCGGACCCCGAGTCCCGGTCCTCTCGGGAACGCGCCGACGGAAACCCGGCGCCCAGCGTCGAGCGCAG GCTGGGACATGTCTGGCCCCCGAGGACAGCCTGTGGGCTATGGCTGCAGAGGCGGAGCGGCTGGAGCCCGAGGCAGCTGCTCCGGAAGGTGCTGCGGTAGAGGTTGCGGATGCTGTGGACCGCGAGCCTGGGGACCCCCATCTCGTGCTTGGGAACCGGTTGAACCTGcacctgtacccccggggctgCCACCGTCTGTTACATCTGTGTGCCCAGCGGGCCCCGCAGCTGCTGGAAGTGGAGTTCTTGCAACTGAGCGGCCACGAGGACTCTCGGCTGCTGGAGGCCACCCTGGCCCAGGTGCCAGCCAACCTGCAGCACCTTCGATCCCTGGTCCTCAGAG GTGGACAACAGCAGGATGTGCTGGGGGCCTGCTCTCGGGGCTTCCTCACCACACTGCCCGCTGGCCTGAGTGGCTTGGCCTGCTTGGCCCACCTGGATCTGAGCTTCAACAGCCTGGAGACGCTGCCGGCCTGTGTCCCGCGGATGCGTGGCCTGAGCACCCTCCTGCTGTCTTACAATTGCCTCTCAGAGCTCCCGGATTCCCTTGgagcccttccctccctctcctttctctctgtgagCCACAACTGCCTGCAAACGCTGCCCCCAGCACTGGGATCCCTGTCTGCCCTGCAGCGCCTTGATCTCTCAGAGAACCTTCTAGACACCCTGCCCCCAGAGATTGGAGACCTGAGCAGCCTCACCGAGCTCAACCTGGCTTCCAACCGGCTGCAGGGCCTGCCGATCTCCCTTG TGGGGCTGCGGTCCTTGCGGTTCCTTATTTTGCACAGCAATCTCCTGACCTTGGTGCCCTCCGGCCTGGCCCACCTCCCGCTGCTTGCCCGACTGGATCTGAGGGACAACCAGCTTCGGGACGTGCCCCCCGAGCTACTGGACGCCCCCTTTGTGCGCCTTCAGGGGAACCCCCTGGGCAAGGCTCTACCTGCCCCCCACAGTGCCCCAG CTTTCCTGTCCTGCCCAGAGTCGCCTATGACCCGTGAAATGCCCAGACTGTTCCTGAACTCAGACTTGGACAG CTTCCTGGTGACTCCCCAAGGCTGCTTGGTGACCCTGGCCTGTGGGGTCCGCCTGCGGTTTCCTGCTGGGGCCACCGCTGACCCTGTCAACATCCACTATCGACTCCGGCTGCCGGAGCCACGCCTTGTCCCCTTGGGTCCCCATGACGCCCTGCTCAGTGCTGTCCTGGAGCTGCGGCCCCACGGGGTGGCCTTCCAGCAG GAGGTGGGCCTGTGGCTACTCTTCGTGCCCCCCCGGGCCCGGCGCTGCCGGGAGGTGGTGGTCAGGACCCTGAGTGATGACAGCTGGAGCGACCTGGAGACCCACCTGGAGGAAGAGGCACCCAAG CGGCTCTGGGCTCACTGCCAGGTGCTCCACTTCTCGTGGTTCCTCGTGGTTTCACGTCCCGTATCCAACACCTGCCTCGTGCCACCGGAGGGGACATTGCTGTGCTCCTCTGGACATCCTGGGGTCAAAGTCACATTCCCCCCTGGTGCCACCGATGAGCCTCGTCACGTCCGCATGCAG GTGGTGCATGTGGCCAGCAGAGAGCTTCGAGCCCTCCTCGAGGAGCCCGGGGCGgcggccagccccctcctctgcctctcccagcgCGGCGCTTCCAGCTTCCTCCAGCCTGTCACCGTGCAGCTGCCTCTGCCCCCCGGTGTCACAG GCCTGAGTCTGGATCGTGCTTGTCTTCACCTGCTGTACTGGGCGCCTCCTGAAGCCGCCTGGGATGACATCACGGCCCAAGTGGCGCTGGAGATCACCCACCTGTACGCTCGCTTCCGGGTCACACACTTCTCGTG GTACTGGCTCTGGCACGCCACCAAGAGCTGCGCGCGGGGCCTGGCTCGGAAGGCCTGGGAGCGCCTGCGGCTGCACCAGGTCAACCTCATCGCGCTGCAGCGGCGCCGCGACCCCGAGCAGGTCCTCCTCCAGTGTGTGCCCCGCCGCAGG gtgGACGCCACCCTGCAGCGGCTGCTGGACCGGTACCGAGGCCCCGAGCCCTCTGACACAGTGGAGATGTTCGAAGGCGAAAGATTCTTTGCTGCCTTCGAGAAGGGTATCGACGTGGATGCTG atCGCCCGGACTGTGTGGAGGGCAGGATCTGCTTCGTGTTTTACTCACACCTGAAGAACTCGAAGGAGGTGTATGTGACCACCGCCCTGGATCGGCAGGCCCAGGCTGTGAGGGGCCAG GTGTCCTTCTACCGGGGAGCAGTGCCCGAGGAGGTGCCCGAGGAGGCAGCGGCTGCCCGGCAGAGGAAGGGCGCAGACCCCCTGTGGATGGCCACTCTGCCCATCAAGCTGCCGgtgtggcctggggtggggggcagaccaGCACGG AGACTGCGGGGGTCCCAGAGGTCAGAGCAGGGCCTGGGGGCGAGCCTCTCCCTGGCTCCTCTGAACCTGGGTGATGCTGAGACTGGCTTCCTGACCCAGAGCAACCTGCTGAACGTGGCTGGGCGCCTGGGCACTGACTGGCCGGCTGTGGCCCTGCACCTGGGCATGCCCTACCGCGAGCTGCAGCGCATCCGACACGAGTTCCG
- the PIDD1 gene encoding p53-induced death domain-containing protein 1 isoform X4, translating to MCGEAHCGGTWAKVILRKAGSQELGPGLPTRPRKASWRRMPLRPAGERHTPGHSAPKADLRPEVAPAPFKVGPERSAPEEGGPEGRESERAGFAARDAGLPGGRGRPDPDRPTGSGARLGWRVAVGVRGRVSRPAGRRRAGGRGGTEPFRLRNKGRPDRAGPRVPVLSGTRRRKPGAQRRAQAGTCLAPEDSLWAMAAEAERLEPEAAAPEGAAVEVADAVDREPGDPHLVLGNRLNLHLYPRGCHRLLHLCAQRAPQLLEVEFLQLSGHEDSRLLEATLAQVPANLQHLRSLVLRGGQQQDVLGACSRGFLTTLPAGLSGLACLAHLDLSFNSLETLPACVPRMRGLSTLLLSYNCLSELPDSLGALPSLSFLSVSHNCLQTLPPALGSLSALQRLDLSENLLDTLPPEIGDLSSLTELNLASNRLQGLPISLVGLRSLRFLILHSNLLTLVPSGLAHLPLLARLDLRDNQLRDVPPELLDAPFVRLQGNPLGKALPAPHSAPESPMTREMPRLFLNSDLDSFLVTPQGCLVTLACGVRLRFPAGATADPVNIHYRLRLPEPRLVPLGPHDALLSAVLELRPHGVAFQQEVGLWLLFVPPRARRCREVVVRTLSDDSWSDLETHLEEEAPKRLWAHCQVLHFSWFLVVSRPVSNTCLVPPEGTLLCSSGHPGVKVTFPPGATDEPRHVRMQVVHVASRELRALLEEPGAAASPLLCLSQRGASSFLQPVTVQLPLPPGVTGLSLDRACLHLLYWAPPEAAWDDITAQVALEITHLYARFRVTHFSWYWLWHATKSCARGLARKAWERLRLHQVNLIALQRRRDPEQVLLQCVPRRRVDATLQRLLDRYRGPEPSDTVEMFEGERFFAAFEKGIDVDADRPDCVEGRICFVFYSHLKNSKEVYVTTALDRQAQAVRGQVSFYRGAVPEEVPEEAAAARQRKGADPLWMATLPIKLPVWPGVGGRPARRLRGSQRSEQGLGASLSLAPLNLGDAETGFLTQSNLLNVAGRLGTDWPAVALHLGMPYRELQRIRHEFRDDLDGQIRHMLFSWAERQAGQPGAVGLLVRALEQSDRLDIAEEVRAILELGRQKYKDSIQRASLAPRDLAPPEPSASPSPESARA from the exons ATGTGTGGGGAAGCCCACTGCGGGGGCACTTGGGCCAAAGTGATTCTCAGGAAAGCAGGATCGCAGGAGCTGGGACCAGGTCTCCCGACAAGgcccaggaaggcttcctggagaagaaTGCCCTTGAGGCCCGCTGGGGAAAGGCACACTCCGGGCCATTCAGCCCCTAAAGCCGACCTCCGTCCGGAGGTTGCACCAGCTCCCTTCAAAGTGGGGCCGGAACGCTCGGCTCCGGAGGAGGGCGGGCCCGAGGGCCGGGAATCTGAAAGGGCGGGTTTCGCAGCGCGCGACGCGGGCCTTCCCGGCGGGAGAGGGAGGCCGGACCCAGACAGACCAACAGGAAGCGGAGCGCGGCTGGGCTGGCGGGTGGCGGTTGGGGTCCGCGGCCGCGTCTCCAGGCCTGCGGGCAGGCGGAGGGCAGGCGGGCGAGGAGGGACTGAGCCCTTTCGCCTGCGGAACAAGGGGCGTCCTGACCGGGCCGGACCCCGAGTCCCGGTCCTCTCGGGAACGCGCCGACGGAAACCCGGCGCCCAGCGTCGAGCGCAG GCTGGGACATGTCTGGCCCCCGAGGACAGCCTGTGGGCTATGGCTGCAGAGGCGGAGCGGCTGGAGCCCGAGGCAGCTGCTCCGGAAGGTGCTGCGGTAGAGGTTGCGGATGCTGTGGACCGCGAGCCTGGGGACCCCCATCTCGTGCTTGGGAACCGGTTGAACCTGcacctgtacccccggggctgCCACCGTCTGTTACATCTGTGTGCCCAGCGGGCCCCGCAGCTGCTGGAAGTGGAGTTCTTGCAACTGAGCGGCCACGAGGACTCTCGGCTGCTGGAGGCCACCCTGGCCCAGGTGCCAGCCAACCTGCAGCACCTTCGATCCCTGGTCCTCAGAG GTGGACAACAGCAGGATGTGCTGGGGGCCTGCTCTCGGGGCTTCCTCACCACACTGCCCGCTGGCCTGAGTGGCTTGGCCTGCTTGGCCCACCTGGATCTGAGCTTCAACAGCCTGGAGACGCTGCCGGCCTGTGTCCCGCGGATGCGTGGCCTGAGCACCCTCCTGCTGTCTTACAATTGCCTCTCAGAGCTCCCGGATTCCCTTGgagcccttccctccctctcctttctctctgtgagCCACAACTGCCTGCAAACGCTGCCCCCAGCACTGGGATCCCTGTCTGCCCTGCAGCGCCTTGATCTCTCAGAGAACCTTCTAGACACCCTGCCCCCAGAGATTGGAGACCTGAGCAGCCTCACCGAGCTCAACCTGGCTTCCAACCGGCTGCAGGGCCTGCCGATCTCCCTTG TGGGGCTGCGGTCCTTGCGGTTCCTTATTTTGCACAGCAATCTCCTGACCTTGGTGCCCTCCGGCCTGGCCCACCTCCCGCTGCTTGCCCGACTGGATCTGAGGGACAACCAGCTTCGGGACGTGCCCCCCGAGCTACTGGACGCCCCCTTTGTGCGCCTTCAGGGGAACCCCCTGGGCAAGGCTCTACCTGCCCCCCACAGTGCCCCAG AGTCGCCTATGACCCGTGAAATGCCCAGACTGTTCCTGAACTCAGACTTGGACAG CTTCCTGGTGACTCCCCAAGGCTGCTTGGTGACCCTGGCCTGTGGGGTCCGCCTGCGGTTTCCTGCTGGGGCCACCGCTGACCCTGTCAACATCCACTATCGACTCCGGCTGCCGGAGCCACGCCTTGTCCCCTTGGGTCCCCATGACGCCCTGCTCAGTGCTGTCCTGGAGCTGCGGCCCCACGGGGTGGCCTTCCAGCAG GAGGTGGGCCTGTGGCTACTCTTCGTGCCCCCCCGGGCCCGGCGCTGCCGGGAGGTGGTGGTCAGGACCCTGAGTGATGACAGCTGGAGCGACCTGGAGACCCACCTGGAGGAAGAGGCACCCAAG CGGCTCTGGGCTCACTGCCAGGTGCTCCACTTCTCGTGGTTCCTCGTGGTTTCACGTCCCGTATCCAACACCTGCCTCGTGCCACCGGAGGGGACATTGCTGTGCTCCTCTGGACATCCTGGGGTCAAAGTCACATTCCCCCCTGGTGCCACCGATGAGCCTCGTCACGTCCGCATGCAG GTGGTGCATGTGGCCAGCAGAGAGCTTCGAGCCCTCCTCGAGGAGCCCGGGGCGgcggccagccccctcctctgcctctcccagcgCGGCGCTTCCAGCTTCCTCCAGCCTGTCACCGTGCAGCTGCCTCTGCCCCCCGGTGTCACAG GCCTGAGTCTGGATCGTGCTTGTCTTCACCTGCTGTACTGGGCGCCTCCTGAAGCCGCCTGGGATGACATCACGGCCCAAGTGGCGCTGGAGATCACCCACCTGTACGCTCGCTTCCGGGTCACACACTTCTCGTG GTACTGGCTCTGGCACGCCACCAAGAGCTGCGCGCGGGGCCTGGCTCGGAAGGCCTGGGAGCGCCTGCGGCTGCACCAGGTCAACCTCATCGCGCTGCAGCGGCGCCGCGACCCCGAGCAGGTCCTCCTCCAGTGTGTGCCCCGCCGCAGG gtgGACGCCACCCTGCAGCGGCTGCTGGACCGGTACCGAGGCCCCGAGCCCTCTGACACAGTGGAGATGTTCGAAGGCGAAAGATTCTTTGCTGCCTTCGAGAAGGGTATCGACGTGGATGCTG atCGCCCGGACTGTGTGGAGGGCAGGATCTGCTTCGTGTTTTACTCACACCTGAAGAACTCGAAGGAGGTGTATGTGACCACCGCCCTGGATCGGCAGGCCCAGGCTGTGAGGGGCCAG GTGTCCTTCTACCGGGGAGCAGTGCCCGAGGAGGTGCCCGAGGAGGCAGCGGCTGCCCGGCAGAGGAAGGGCGCAGACCCCCTGTGGATGGCCACTCTGCCCATCAAGCTGCCGgtgtggcctggggtggggggcagaccaGCACGG AGACTGCGGGGGTCCCAGAGGTCAGAGCAGGGCCTGGGGGCGAGCCTCTCCCTGGCTCCTCTGAACCTGGGTGATGCTGAGACTGGCTTCCTGACCCAGAGCAACCTGCTGAACGTGGCTGGGCGCCTGGGCACTGACTGGCCGGCTGTGGCCCTGCACCTGGGCATGCCCTACCGCGAGCTGCAGCGCATCCGACACGAGTTCCG